The sequence below is a genomic window from Oncorhynchus nerka isolate Pitt River unplaced genomic scaffold, Oner_Uvic_2.0 unplaced_scaffold_8452, whole genome shotgun sequence.
tctatagcctggtcccaggtctgtcgtctccttctatagcctgctcccagatcagtttgtgctattgccaactccattgctgtcaCCGGCAAGCCAATGTTTAGCTTGCTAATGAGTGACTTGTCATGATAGCTTGtcatgatagcacaaacagactgtcCCTCAGACTATTTCATTGGACAATACATCtagggctcgattcaatccgtatcgGCAAAGTTCATCGCTATAGCATTCTTGAAATTTTAAAGGTCATTTTCGATTACCTATAGACAatatatgcagcgtttaccgtgactGCAGTCTCATGGAATGCGGGAACATTACCTTTAAATGTCAATCGCCATATAGTGCTGAACTTGGGCGATATGGATTGAATGGATCCCGTAAtcttctcattctcctcctcctctaccttctcctcctcctcccagtcaCGGGCAGCCCTGTCTCTGCTaggctactgctactaccacatgCAGGACTTCACCAACGCAGCAGAGTGCTATGAGCAGCTGACCCAGCTACACCCCGAGGTGGAGGAGTACAGGCTGTATTACGCCCAGTCTCTGTACGGGGCCTGTGCCTACCCGAGGCCATGAAGGCTACCTTTCTATTGGACAACCCTACCAGCCACACCAAGGTACACTTCATACATGAAGTTATAATACCAAGGTAGGAAGTAGAATCAGTGCTTCATTTGAGCCGGATCCTGCCACAACAGGACACAGAACCTCTCagttttggactgttttgttccgGAACCTATTTACCAGGATCCGGAACCTCTCCTGCcccaccaggtagagttataatgtttactaccaggcagagttataatgtttactaccaggtagagttataatgtttactaacaggtagagttataatggttactaccaggtagagttataatgtttactaccaggtagagttattatgtttactaccaggtagagttataatgtttactaccaggtagagttataatgtttactaccaggtagagttataatgtttact
It includes:
- the LOC135565997 gene encoding intraflagellar transport protein 70A-like codes for the protein MTLTTIKDGEYTATVYKMIKDGRYGEAIHILSNELQKQMKSRAALSLLGYCYYHMQDFTNAAECYEQLTQLHPEVEEYRLYYAQSLYGACAYPRP